From a region of the Solanum stenotomum isolate F172 chromosome 2, ASM1918654v1, whole genome shotgun sequence genome:
- the LOC125857039 gene encoding Werner Syndrome-like exonuclease has translation MYSFNNPNGITYNPNTSKYSVTFAGKTIETTVTDKGAVADEWVRNILSIHGNTPMVVVGLDIEWRPHEISWMSNKSATLQLCIDEKCLILQLFYVDQIPESLKDFLNSTNFTFVGIEVADDVKKLKNEYGLNCCKIADICAIAKQRWPGRFRRPGLKDLALEIAGLNMKKPKHVCRSNWEARELSSDQVEYACLDAYASYKIGYKLLLE, from the coding sequence atgtattCCTTCAATAATCCTAATGGTATAACTTACAACCCAAATACCTCCAAATACTCAGTCACCTTCGCCGGAAAAACAATTGAAACTACCGTCACCGACAAAGGCGCCGTCGCAGATGAATGGGTACGTAACATTCTTTCCATACATGGAAACACTCCCATGGTTGTTGTTGGCCTAGACATTGAATGGAGACCCCATGAAATAAGTTGGATGAGCAACAAATCCGCAACGTTACAATTATGCATCGATGAAAAATGTCTTATTCTTCAACTTTTCTACGTTGATCAAATTCCTGAATCTCTCAAGGATTTTCTCAATAGTACAAATTTTACATTTGTGGGAATTGAAGTTGCTGATGATGTAAAAAAGCTGAAGAATGAGTATGGATTGAATTGTTGTAAGATCGCTGATATTTGCGCGATAGCGAAGCAGCGTTGGCCTGGGAGGTTTCGTCGACCAGGGCTGAAAGATTTAGCTTTGGAAATTGCTGGTTTGAATATGAAGAAGCCTAAGCATGTGTGTAGGAGTAATTGGGAGGCAAGGGAGTTGAGTAGTGACCAGGTTGAGTATGCGTGCCTTGATGCTTATGCTTCTTATAAGATTGGCTACAAGCTTTTGCTTGAGTGA